A section of the Parasteatoda tepidariorum isolate YZ-2023 chromosome 6, CAS_Ptep_4.0, whole genome shotgun sequence genome encodes:
- the LOC139425840 gene encoding uncharacterized protein has protein sequence MNEEYEVADFLIKEGVDVDAKDSHDETPLFLAGSKKVFELLVARGADINAKSSEGYTPMHTAVINNKEEVVELLIKEGANVSAKDNFGRTPLSYANSKTVLEFLIANGVDKVPGIHL, from the coding sequence ATGAATGAAGAGTATGAGGTTGccgattttttaataaaagaaggcGTTGATGTTGATGCCAAAGATTCTCATGATGAAACGCCGCTGTTTTTAGCTGGTAGTAAGAAGGTATTCGAGCTTTTAGTTGCAAGAGGCGCTGATATAAATGCTAAAAGTAGTGAAGGATATACACCTATGCACACAGCTGTTATAAACAATAAGGAGGAGGTTGTTGAGCTTTTAATAAAGGAAGGTGCTAATGTCAGTGCTAAAGATAACTTTGGTAGAACACCTCTATCTTATGCTAATAGTAAGACTGTACTCGAGTTCTTAATTGCAAATGGTGTAGATAAAGTTCCGGGTATACACCTCTAA
- the LOC122271861 gene encoding serine/threonine-protein phosphatase 6 regulatory ankyrin repeat subunit B-like → MKNELEDVLSVLSYSLRPLSRNDQVMFIKNYWCNILGFSIKQNFERFTNELQVLLPTLISDKNKEFTGIPLQTKMLAEAFHEKFKTSYDLSNNKESNISIKLDLRNLYGAFVESKYKRHLSEKKKWDLSKSGSECETLAAFFMKKYSLLALCELFDEEDLNQLLVQEELKTIKLSKIEIQEGNENSGFISHIVATKPIFIHFSFAEYFAALFFSKNIERKEVTKFFCHHVYGEEHNLTSIFFDQIVTADEHTCKMHIAVLSDDGEKVKQLLSNAEKAKDFINAVDKVGRTALHLAAAYGNFYLVKTLLGYEFRVDAKDHLLGWRPLRYADKDGHWVTVELLLRKGANAGDMYEAMKSLETYDVENPKKTLLHKAAKKSLVKILENLIENKINLINVVDENGCTPLHYAANEEVAELLIKRGANIKAKNMFEKSPLHYAVQHHKYEVVELLIREGADVEAKSDRDETPLFFTTSKKAFELLIANGADINAKSRGNNTPLHFAVMNRKDEIVELLLKKGADVEAKNCLDETPLFSAGTKKTFELLTAHGADINAENLENNTPLHFAVMNRKDEIVKLLLKKGADVEAKNCLDETPLFSAGTKKTFELLIAHGADINAKSSEGYTPLHFAVMNRKDEIVELLLKKGADVEAKNCDDETPLFSAGTKKAFELLIAHGADINAKSSDGSTPLHFALTNGEDEVVELLIKEGADVEAKYSDDRTPLFLADGKKAFELLIAHGADINAKSSEGYTPLHFALMIEEDEVVELLIKEGADVEAKDSEDKTPLFFADSKKAFELLVAISADINAKSSEGYTLLHNSVKNGNDEIVELLITEGADVEAKSNHDETPMFFTVSKNVFELLIAKGANINAKSSEGYTPLHSAVMNGRDEVVELLIKEGADVEDKDYFERTPIFYARSKRVHEFLIANGADIEAINGESLYADGVGFNEYLIYQPCNDFPGLIQKFSIKENFELYANKLLDKVLQSISDKNKEFTGIPLQTKMLIEAFQEKIKTFYDQFNKNESNISIKLDLMNLYRAFVESKYKRHLLEKQILNLSKSGPEYDTLFASFEKKYSLLALCILFHEEDLNQFLIEEELETIKLLKRQIQEGKENSGFISHIVAAKPIFIHFSFAEYFAAHFYSKNIKRKEVTKFFCHQVYGKEHNLTRIFFDQMVTADKYTCKMHIAVLNNDIEKVKQLLSNAEKAKDFVNAADKVGRTALHLAAAYGNFYMVKTLLNHEFRADAEDQLLGWRPLRYADKDGHWETVELLLRKGANACDICEAIKSLETYDAEKPKKILLHEAAQTGLVDLLEALIESKINMINVVDERGWSPLHYAAYEKVANLLIKRGADIEAKDMYGEAPLHWAVRQENIGVVELLIKEGADVEAKGYHNETPLFSARSKKVFELLIAKGANINAKNSKGYTPLHSALMNERDEVTELLIREGADVEAKGYHNETPLFTSKSKKAFELLITKGADINAKSSEGYTPLHCAVMKGRDEIVELLIKQGADVEAKCHHNETPLFSARSKKVFELLIAKGANINAKSSEGYTPLHRALMNERDEVVELLIKEGADVEAKCHHDETPLFSAGSKKAFEHLIAKGANINAKSSEGYTPLHNALMKRRDEVVDLLVKEGADFEAKDYRDETPLFKASTKKMFELLIEKGANINARNNIGKTLLHSAVLSEEDEIVELLLKKGADVEAKDCFGSTPLFAARSKKVFELLTAKGANINVKCSNGLTLLHYALLIDNEEVSELLIKKRR, encoded by the exons CATATAGTCTAAGGCCACTATCTAGAAATGATCAGGTGATGTTCATAAAAAACTATTGGTGTAATATTCTGGGATTTAGCATCAAACAGAATTTTGAGCGTTTCACCAATGAACTACAAGTGCTACTGCCCACACTTATCTcggataaaaataaagaatttacaGGAATTccattacaaacaaaaatgctAGCTGAAGCTTttcacgaaaaatttaaaacctcttATGATCTGtccaacaataaagaatcaaatATATCGATAAAATTAGATCTGAGGAACTTATATGGAGCCTTTGTTGAAAGCAAGTATAAAAGGCATCTTTCAGAGAAAAAGAAATGGGATTTATCAAAATCTGGTTCAGAGTGTGAGACGCTAGCCGCAttcttcatgaaaaaatattccttgTTAGCTTTATGTGAACTTTTCGATGAAGAAGATTTAAATCAGCTTCTGGTTCAAGAAGAATTGAAGACGATAAAATTATCCAAGATAGAGATACAAGAAGGTAACGAAAATTCAGGTTTCATTAGTCATATTGTTGCTACCAAAccaatttttattcacttcagttttgctgaatattttgctgcactttttttctccaagaatatagaaagaaaagaagtaacaaaatttttttgccatCATGTTTATGGAGAAGAACATAACTTAACCAGCATCTTTTTCGATCAAATAGTAACTGCTGATGAGCATACCTGTAAGATGCATATTGCAGTTTTAAGCGATGATggagaaaaagtaaaacaattattatcaaATGCAGAAAAAGCAAAAGATTTCATTAATGCTGTAGATAAAGTAGGAAGAACAGCACTGCACTTAGCTGCTGcatatggaaatttttatttggttaagACTTTGTTAGGTTACGAATTTAGAGTAGATGCTAAGGATCACCTACTTGGTTGGAGGCCTTTAAGATATGCTGATAAAGACGGTCATTGGGTAACTGTTGAATTACTCCTTAGAAAGGGTGCGAATGCTGGTGACATGTATGAAGCAATGAAAAGCCTTGAAACTTACGATGTTGAGAATCCTAAAAAGACTTTATTACACAAGGCGGctaaaaaaagtttggtaaagATTTTAGAGAACctcatagaaaataaaataaatttgattaatgttGTTGATGAAAATGGGTGTACTCCTCTTCATTATGCTGCAAATGAAGAAGTTGCTGAACTTTTAATAAAACGGGGTGCCAatattaaagctaaaaatatgtttgaaaaatcacCTCTGCACTATGCCGTTCAGCACCATAAGTACGAAGTTGTTGAACTTTTAATAAGAGAAGGAGCTGATGTTGAAGCTAAAAGTGATCGTGATGAAACACCTTTGTTTTTTACTACCAGTAAGAAGGCATTCGAGCTTTTAATTGCTAATGGAGCTGATATAAATGCTAAAAGTAGAGGAAATAATACACCTCTGCACTTTGCTGTGATGAATAGAAAGGATGAGATTGTCGAGCTTTTATTGAAGAAAGGTGCTGATGTTGAAGCTAAAAATTGTTTAGATGAAACTCCTCTATTTTCAGCTGGTACTAAGAAGACATTCGAGCTTTTAACTGCACACGGCGCTGAtataaatgctgaaaatttagaaaataatacacCTCTGCACTTCGCTGTTATGAATAGAAAGGATGAGATTGTCAAGCTTTTATTGAAGAAAGGTGCTGATGTTGAAGCTAAAAATTGTTTAGATGAAACTCCTCTATTTTCAGCTGGTACTAAGAAGACATTCGAGCTTTTAATTGCACACGGTGCTGATATAAATGCTAAAAGTAGTGAAGGTTATACACCTCTGCACTTCGCTGTTATGAATAGAAAGGATGAGATTGTcgagcttttattaaaaaaaggtgcTGATGTTGAAGCTAAAAATTGTGATGATGAAACACCTCTATTTTCAGCTGGTACTAAGAAGGCATTCGAGCTTTTAATTGCACACGGCGCTGATATAAATGCTAAAAGTAGTGATGGTAGTACACCTCTGCACTTCGCTCTTACGAATGGAGAGGATGAGGTTGTCGagcttttaattaaagaagGTGCTGATGTTGAAGCTAAATATTCTGATGATAGAACTCCTCTATTTCTTGCTGATGGTAAAAAGGCATTCGAGCTTTTAATTGCACACGGCGCTGATATAAATGCTAAAAGTAGTGAAGGTTATACACCTCTGCACTTCGCTCTTATGATTGAAGAGGATGAGGTTGTCGagcttttaataaaagaagGTGCTGATGTTGAAGCTAAAGATTCTGAGGATAAAACTCCTCTATTTTTTGCTGATAGTAAGAAGGCATTCGAGCTTTTAGTTGCAATTAGCGCTGATATAAATGCTAAAAGTAGTGAAGGTTACACACTTCTACACAACTCTGTTAAGAATGGAAATGATGAGATTGTAGAACTTCTTATAACAGAAGGAGCAGATGTAGAAGCTAAAAGTAATCATGATGAAACACCTATGTTTTTTACTGTCAGTAAGAATGTATTCGAGCTTTTAATTGCAAAAGGTGCTAATATAAATGCTAAAAGTAGTGAAGGTTATACACCTCTGCACAGCGCTGTTATGAATGGAAGAGATGAGGTTGTCGagcttttaataaaagaagGTGCTGATGTTGAAGATAAAGATTACTTTGAAAGAACACCTATTTTTTATGCTAGGAGTAAGAGAGTACACGAGTTTTTAATAGCGAATGGTGCTGATATTGAAGCTATCAATGGCGAAAGTTTATACGCCGATGGAGTGGGCTttaatgaatacttaatttatcAACCATGCAATGATTTTCCCGGTTTG attcagaaatttagCATCAAAGAGAACTTTGAGCTTTACGCCAACAAACTACTAGACAAAGTGCTACAGTCCATCTccgataaaaataaagaatttacaGGAATACCATTACAAACAAAGATGCTGATTGAagcttttcaagaaaaaattaaaactttttatgatcaGTTCAACAAAAACGAATCAAATATATCCATAAAACTAGATCTTATGAACTTATATAGAGCCTTTGTTGAAAGTAAGTACAAAAGGCATCTTTTAGAAAAACAGATATTGAATCTATCGAAATCAGGTCCAGAGTATGACACGTTATTCGCATCCTTcgagaaaaaatattccttgTTAGCATTGTGTATACTTTTCCATGAAGAagatttaaatcagtttttgatAGAAGAAGAATTGGAGACGATAAAATTACTCAAGAGACAGATACAAGAAGGTAAAGAAAATTCAGGTTTCATTAGTCATATTGTTGCTGCCAAACCAATATTCATTCACTTCAGTTTTGCTGAATATTTTGCTGCACATTTTTACTCGaagaacataaaaagaaaagaagtaactaaatttttttgccaTCAGGTTTATGGAAAAGAACATAACTTAACTAGGATCTTTTTCGATCAAATGGTAACTGCCGATAAGTATACCTGTAAGATGCACATTGCAGTTTTAAACAATGATATAGAAAAAGTAAAGCAATTATTATCAAATGCAGAGAAAGCAAAAGATTTCGTTAATGCTGCAGATAAAGTAGGAAGAACAGCACTGCACTTAGCTGCTGcatatggaaatttttatatggTTAAGACTTTGTTGAATCACGAATTTAGAGCAGATGCTGAGGATCAACTACTTGGTTGGAGGCCTTTAAGATATGCAGATAAAGACGGTCATTGGGAAACTGTTGAATTACTCCTTAGAAAGGGTGCGAATGCTTGTGACATTTGTGAAGCAATAAAAAGCCTTGAAACTTATGATGCTGAGAAaccaaaaaagattttattacacGAGGCGGCGCAAACAGGTTTAGTAGATCTTTTAGAGGCTCTgatagaaagtaaaataaatatgattaatgtTGTTGATGAAAGAGGGTGGTCTCCTCTTCATTATGCTGCATATGAAAAAGTTGccaatcttttaataaaacgaGGAGCCGATATTGAAGCCAAAGATATGTATGGAGAAGCACCTTTGCACTGGGCTGTGAGGCAAGAAAATATTGGGGTTGTCGAGCTTCTAATAAAAGAAGGTGCTGATGTTGAAGCTAAAGGTTATCATAATGAAACTCCCCTATTTTCAGCTAGAAGCAAGAAAGTTTTCGAACTTTTAATTGCCAAAGGCGCtaatataaatgctaaaaatagcAAAGGCTATACACCTCTTCACAGTGCTCTTATGAATGAAAGGGATGAGGTTACCGAGCTTTTAATAAGAGAAGGTGCTGATGTTGAAGCTAAAGGTTATCATAATGAAACTCCCCTATTTACATCTAAAAGTAAGAAAGCATTCGaacttttaattacaaaagGCGCTGATATAAATGCTAAAAGTAGTGAAGGTTATACACCTCTGCACTGCGCTGTTATGAAGGGAAGGGATGAGATTGTCGagcttttaataaaacaagGTGCGGATGTTGAAGCTAAATGTCATCATAATGAAACTCCCCTATTTTCAGCTAGAAGCAAGAAAGTTTTCGAACTTTTAATTGCAAAAGGCGCTAATATAAATGCTAAAAGTAGCGAAGGTTATACACCTCTGCACAGAGCTCTTATGAATGAAAGGGATGAGGTTGTcgaacttttaataaaagaaggTGCGGATGTTGAAGCTAAATGTCATCATGATGAAACTCCTCTATTTTCAGCTGGAAGCAAGAAAGCATTCGAACATTTAATTGCAAAAGGCGCTAATATAAACGCTAAAAGTAGCGAAGGTTATACACCTCTGCATAATGCTCTTATGAAAAGAAGGGATGAGGTTGTCGACCTTTTAGTAAAAGAAGGCGCTGATTTTGAAGCTAAAGATTACCGTGATGAAACACCTTTGTTTAAAGCTAGTACCAAGAAAATGTTTGAGCTCTTAATTGAAAAAGGCGCTAATATAAATGCTAGAAATAATATAGGTAAAACACTTCTGCACAGTGCTGTTCTGAGCGAAGAGGACGAGATTGTcgagcttttattaaaaaagggaGCTGATGTTGAAGCCAAAGATTGCTTTGGTTCAACTCCTCTATTTGCAGCTAGAAGTAAGAAAGTATTTGAACTTTTAACTGCAAAGGGTGCTAATATAAACGTTAAATGTAGCAATGGGCTTACGCTTCTGCATTACGCTCTTTTGATCGATAATGAAGAAGTTTCCGAGCTTTTAATCAAAAAACGGCGCTGA